One Pleuronectes platessa chromosome 9, fPlePla1.1, whole genome shotgun sequence genomic region harbors:
- the axdnd1 gene encoding axonemal dynein light chain domain-containing protein 1, which produces MSASVRAASAPSSSRPEPVMDPRAAELNFRIPAESRNMQLPSFNNQLVPDELLVSLSSTVCTRSTLGHTAHHRHCKGCGIRRPDAVWHHPLGRKKYRHFLEQPTSLTGAGRDISFLCDAMVTQRKTTPLPPLTDRNSIGDTQNLSISDSLIPEEYHVVKNKGLRGLEFYEDAFTVQLQDDEHKLRVFPSLRPSGRLEVVQLMRMMDDMLEKAGVDQQSEQLTQLSQMEGLLELVQVEQNIYNIVFHEVIRQVSVGCAERGQLLAKLRQRYQSLLERMPRCLKALHTEAVAQRALDRRLTEEIHHIKTSIQQLSTELFKIRDRDASVSQQVEFTHRQLAEELDQTHTNSGVVQGYHELYEPQRGRLEAQMLQMTEERDSWSQLTFCFALKVISVKKLELVRRLHVHEQSWFKTAEHCILYLTSKDTEDMNIIMELSDNWKEQLMAFVSQMKKSDHAQFEEMDAIQQDITKWISFCTAQNQCPDSKYENVTLGKIHVDLNQWSTILAQQCERYQGEELFGCQQTLGELGCVQERWLNMSAQLLRRHSSPDREPPIGEAALSELVRVLPELLKRLDTQASGETGVHGKIMSLLGDMESWVSKLDSAIRQPETMYVSDWLKLEQALCIWQSLAEEALKNEMREGKGNEREQDEPDVYKETEDMLDKVKEFINSLSNTTDGENQGLSEEVSSLHMAQTRWMLDLLLLMVPDHREDQDQDQDQDQVHEQEHQLITNISPQTLDTDAKFLTQKLNYFSKYISSFYKLILEETTFPYQAEDENDMNDSCRKLQRECVDWVQTCVILLSGVKGGQVELPVSQSATSSRSDVSASPADSSGTVVNKEVSAKHTTYSEVTDVKDETEAEPRESTTDGHEIKQEVCEGELMVCETPVVKLIGYDGNITQRKLGENRVHLREIDELVVCPATDKAQKAFSDLTTVGVLQQELHDSELRVQSSEQRALKAEEALQAALEKIQDLERQLQGRPSLEPKSIEEKKKTPPPSPPPEKLPAPLKKTAPEAKPTSTTRRTKKR; this is translated from the exons ATGTCTGCGTCCGTCAGAGCCGCTTCAGCGCCGAGCTCATCGAGGCCGGAGCCGGTGATGGACCCCagag CAGCAGAACTGAATTTCCGGATACCAGCTGAGAGCAGGAACATGCAGCTTCCTTCATTCAACAACCAGCTGGTCCCAGATGAGCTGCTGGTCAGCCTCAGCTCCACTGTCTGCACCAGGAGCACGCTGGGCCACACGGCACACCATCGCCACTGCAAG GGCTGTGGAATCAGACGGCCGGACGCAGTCTGGCATCACCCGCTCGGACGCAAGAAATACAGACACTTCCTGGAGCAGCCAACGTCCCTGACCGGAGCAGGCAG AGATATTTCGTTCCTGTGTGATGCCATGGTAACCCAGAGGAAGACGACACCCCTCCCACCCCTGACCGACAGGAACAGCATTGGTGACACACAG AACCTGAGTATCTCAGACAGTCTGATACCAGAGGAATATCACGTTGTGAAAAACAAGGGGCTGCGAGGCCTCGAGTTCTACGAGGA TGCATTTACAGTTCAGCTGCAGGATGACGAACACAAGCTGCGGGTCTTTCCATCACT GAGGCCCAGCGGCAGATTAGAAGTGGTCCAGCTGATGAGGATGATGGACGACATGCTGGAGAAGGCTGGAGTGGATCAGCAGAGTGAACAGCTGACGCAGCTCTCCCAG ATGGAGGGTCTGCTGGAGCTGGTGCAGGTTGAGCAGAACATCTACAACATTGTTTTCCATGAAGTGATCAGGCAGGTCAGCGTGGGCTGTGCTGAGAGGGGACAGCTGCTTGCCAAGCTCAG ACAGCGCTACCAGTCCCTGCTGGAGCGAATGCCCCGCTGCCTGAAGGCCCTGCACACTGAGGCAGTGGCACAGAGGGCTCTGGACCGCCGGCTCACTGAAGAGATCCACCACATCAAGACATCCATCCAGCAGCTCAGCAC GGAACTGTTCAAGATCAGAGACCGCGATGCCTCGGTTTCCCAGCAGGTGGAGTTCACTCACAGGCAGCTCGCGGAGGAACTTGATCAGACTCACACCAACTCAGG TGTGGTCCAGGGTTACCACGAGCTGTATGAGCCGCAGAGAGGTCGCCTCGAGGCTCAGATGCTTCAGATGACTGAGGAGAGAGACTCGTGGAGTCAGCTCACCTTCTGCTTCGCCCTCAAG GTGATCAGTGTGAAGAAGCTGGAGCTGGTGCGTCGGCTGCATGTCCACGAGCAGAGCTGGTTTAAAACAGCAGAGCACTGCATCCTCTACCTCACTTCAAAG GACACAGAAGACATGAACATCATCATGGAGCTTTCTGACAACTGGAAAGAGCAGCTGATGGCTTTCGTGTCCCAGATGAAGAAGAGTGACCACGCTCAGTTTGAAGAGATGGATGCCATCCAGCAAGACATCACCAAGTGGATCTCCTTCTGCACAGCACAGAACCA GTGTCCTGACTCCAAATATGAGAACGTTACACTGGGAAAGATTCATGTTGATTTGAACCAGTGGTCAACT ATCTTGGCCCAACAGTGTGAGCGATACCAAGGGGAGGAGCTGTTTGGCTGCCAGCAGACACTGGGCGAGCTCGGCTGTGTCCAGGAGAGATGGCTGAACATGAGCGCTCAGCTGCTCAGGAGACACTCCTCTCCTGACCGTGAACCTCCGATAGGTGAGGCGGCCCTAAGTGAGCTGGTCAGGGTCCTGCCTGAGCTCCTTAAACGACTGGACACACAAGCCAGTGGAGAAACTG GCGTCCATGGAAAGATCATGTCACTGCTCGGGGATATGGAGTCTTGGGTGTCCAAGCTTGACTCAGCCATTCGCCAGCCAGAGACGATGTATGTCTCCGATTGGCTGAAGCTCGAGCAGGCACTGTGCATTTGGCAGAGTTTGGCTGAGGAGGCCTTGAAGAACGAGATGAGAGAAGGAAAAGGGAACGAAAGGGAACAAGATGAGCCCGATGTGTA TAAAGAGACAGAAGACATGTTGGATAAAGTGAAGGAGTTTATAAACAGCCTGTCCAACACCACCGATGGTGAGAACCAGGGACTCAGTGAGGAG GTCAGTTCTCTTCACATGGCTCAGACCCGCTGGATGTTGGATCTGTTGCTCCTCATGGTACCTGACCATAGagaggaccaggaccaggaccaggaccaggatcaGGTCCATGAACAGGAACACCAATTAATTACAAACATCTCACCGCAGACACTGGATACGGATGCCAAGTTCCTGACCCAGAAACTGAACTATTTTTCCAAATACATCTCCAG CTTTTACAAGTTGATTCTGGAGGAGACGACTTTTCCATATCAAGCTGAGGATGAAAATGACATGAATGACTCGTGTAGAAAGCTGCAG AGGGAATGCGTTGATTGGGTGCAGACCTGTGTCATCCTGCTCTCGGGGGTGAAGGGGGGTCAGGTGGAGCTGCCTGTGAGCCAATCTGCCACTTCCTCCAGGAGTGATGTGTCAGCTTCCCCAGCAGACAGCAGTGGGACTGTG gtaAACAAAGAGGTTTCAGCAAAGCATACAACATACAGTGAGGTTACAGATGTCAAAGATGAGACTGAGGCGGAACCAAGAGAA AGCACAACTGACggacatgaaataaaacaagaagTTTGTGAG ggggagCTAATGGTTTGTGAAACACCAGTGGTGAAGCTGATCGGCTATGATGgaaacataacacaaagaaagcTGGGGGAGAACAGAGTCCACCTGAGAGAG attgaTGAACTGGTTGTGTGTCCAGCAACAGATAAAGCTCAGAAAGCTTTTAGTGATCTGACCACAGTAGGAGTCCTGCAACAGGAACTGCA tgattcTGAGCTGCGGGTCCAGAGCTCTGAACAGCGAGCCCTGAAGGCCGAGGAGGCCCTGCAGGCAGCCCTGGAGAAGATTCAGGACCTGGAGAGACAACTGCAGGGTCGGCCCAGTCTGGAGCCCAAAAGTATTGAAG agaaaaagaaaacaccgcCACCTTCTCCACCACCAGAAAAACTCCCAGCTCCTCTAAAGAAAACAGCTCCTGAGGCCAAACCAACAAGCACCACCAGAAGGACCAAGAAACGCTGA
- the crb1 gene encoding protein crumbs homolog 1: protein MDLNHCLNFEFLTCTILISSLFVIDGASPDRPPQPVDRCSPNPCQNRALCRSRRGGYSCFCVPGFQGSHCHIDVNECVSQPCRNGATCVDRVGRFSCLCPPGFTGATCELQIDECQSQPCLGGGSCHGDAGGFTCTCPSGFQGHRCQNGAPCVEGGNGYRCDCSHSGFTGPHCETPPPPCLSQPCFNSATCRDELGSYTCDCWPGFEGRQCETDISECSSGPCLHGGHCIERSWQVLHGSEPLLPERYDPQHAAGYICSCPPGTTGSLCQEVVNQCDPSPCQNGGRCEGLVGGYSCHCLKQSDGGVLYGGLNCDVRLVGCEGHECLNQGSCSPFLINGTHGYDCSCSAGFTGHLCSTPTTFSFERRGYLLLHSPLVEAEFSCKITLSFKTLLPTALLFQRSNRGLLLSLELEGGQLGLTLRREASAGAEAESPPQALELPFNVTDGEWHSVEAVLENWVLSLKLLHDAGSCGSEACHRVASVRPSTLAGAMWNTFIGGAPQDQHDPREDAPLPGFIGCMRDVFVDWQLVVPEEWLSDSAVNVSPGCSHRDRCLDVPCQNRGQCVNLWQSYQCWCPRPYEGQDCEEEHVPARFGNEDSHSYAVFNVTDDLVQDLSISLFLRTRRPNGLLLVLANDSSQYLQMWLEDGKVTVQVNDLESVRAESAVDDGEVHFVSVEVVEGRMTLYVAAQKQGEVEIRTLSVQAGDTVHVGGLLEKKSTSVFGGYFKGCIQDLRINDSRLQFFGLDTSVRSYPLELMENVTSGCSGDNACSKNPCLNGGMCYSMWDDFTCTCPPSTAGRRCEEVRWCELSPCPMDSECRMLNQGYECYSNATFLNDSTVLSFRGNGQISRNLTNLSLNLRTRRRNTAVLHAEKGSAFLTVSVQDGFLFMELQSATAVDASEEEASSTVSISSQRSVSDGEWHSVQVFMATPWAHTSRWTLVLDEEIEAASTSRSRGGNLDFLKQGVDIFLGGLSPDSGWSLAGCLGTVELGGIALSYFSSSDVNFPRLQEEQFIQTSLHSPVLGCSGGPVCRPNPCLNGGECQDHFNTYNCSCADGWAGRRCDFFTDTCATGPCVHGNCSVTGQAYECTCEFGYAGVDCEEEVDICEHHLCAHGGTCLHGPDRYACLCPENYTGPLCNERIEEIPWYIVIKNVRPKLPVSVCGDETRNYTCFNGGNCTDRELSCDCPPGFTGHRCEQEVDECQSNPCLNGGYCRNLINKFVCMCDMSFAGDLCQMDIERAPHSSRVAAVLAPCLIGLAIVVMVGLALAVAKLRKRRQTEGSFGPRHLEAAGGHDSPAELGNTSISTLAARVERLV, encoded by the exons ATGGATTTAAATCACTGTCTCAATTTTGAATTTCTCACCTGCACAATTCTCATCTCATCACTGTTTGTGATAGATG GTGCGTCTCCTGACAGGCCGCCTCAACCTGTGGACCGGTGCTCTCCTAACCCGTGCCAGAACCGGGCCTTATGCAGGAGCCGCCGGGGGGGCTACTCGTGCTTCTGCGTGCCGGGGTTCCAGGGCTCTCACTGTCACATTGATGTGAACGAGTGTGTGTCTCAGCCCTGCAGGAACGGAGCCACCTGTGTGGACAGAGTGGGACGGTTCTCCTGCCTGTGTCCTCCTGGGTTCACTG GGGCCACTTGCGAGCTCCAGATTGATGAGTGTCAATCACAGCCATGCCTCGGCGGGGGCAGTTGCCACGGCGACGCGGGTGGCTTCACTTGCACCTGCCCGTCCGGTTTCCAAGGACACCGCTGCCAGAACGGGGCCCCGTGTGTAGAGGGGGGGAACGG ATACAGATGTGACTGCTCTCACTCAGGCTTCACAGGCCCTCACTGTGAGACACCACCCCCGCCCTGCCTCTCCCAACCCTGcttcaacagcgccacctgcagggACGAGCTGGGTAGCTACACCTGCGACTGCTGGCCAG GCTTCGAGGGACGTCAGTGTGAGACGGACATCAGTGAGTGCAGCAGCGGCCCCTGCCTGCACGGAGGCCACTGCATCGAGAGGTCGTGGCAGGTCCTGCACGGCAGCGAGCCTCTGCTGCCCGAGCGCTACGACCCGCAGCACGCCGCAGGCTACATCTGCAGCTGTCCTCCAGGAACAACAG GTTCCCTCTGTCAGGAGGTGGTAAACCAGTGTGATCCCAGTCCCTGTCAGAATGGGGGCAGGTGTGAAGGCCTCGTCGGAGGCTACAGTTGCCACTGCCTCAAACAGAGTGATGGTGGAGTTCTCTATGGAGGCCTGAACTGTGATGTGAGGCTGGTGGGCTGTGAGGGACACGAATGCCTGAATCAAGGCTCCTGCTCTCCTTTCCTGATCAACGGGACTCACGGCTACGACTGCTCCTGCTCGGCCGGGTTCACCGGACACCTCTGCAGCACCCCCACCACATTCTCCTTCGAGCGCAGGGGCTACCTGCTGCTCCACAGCCCTCTGGTGGAGGCAGAGTTCTCTTGCAAAATCACCCTGAGCTTCAAGACTCTGCTGCCCACTGCTTTGTTGTTCCAGCGGAGCAACAGGGGCCTGCTGCTGAGCCTGGAGCtggagggggggcagctcgGTCTCACCCTGAGGAGGGAGGCCTCTGCTGGGGCTGAGGCAGAGAGCCCACCCCAGGCCCTGGAGCTTCCGTTCAATGTCACAGATGGAGAGTGGCATTCTGTAGAGGCCGTGCTGGAAAACTGGGTGCTGAGCCTGAAACTTTTGCATGATGCTGGGAGCTGTGGGAGCGAGGCCTGTCACAGGGTGGCCTCAGTCAGGCCGAGCACCCTGGCTGGAGCGATGTGGAACACATTTATCGGAGGAGCGCCTCAGGACCAGCACGACCCCCGTGAGGACGCTCCACTTCCAGGATTTATCGGCTGCATGCGGGACGTGTTTGTCGACTGGCAGCTCGTGGTCCCTGAGGAGTGGCTGAGCGACTCGGCTGTTAACGTGTCCCCCGGCTGCAGCCACAGGGACCGCTGCCTGGATGTGCCTTGTCAAAACCGAGGACAGTGTGTCAACCTGTGGCAGAGCTACCAGTGCTGGTGTCCGAGGCCTTATGAGGGGCAGGACTGCGAGGAGG AGCATGTGCCCGCACGCTTTGGGAATGAAGACTCTCACAGTTATGCCGTGTTCAATGTCACAGACGACCTGGTTCAGgacctctccatctctctcttcctccgtaCGCGAAGGCCCAACGGACTCCTCCTGGTGCTCGCCAACGACAGCAGCCAGTACCTGCAGATGTGGCTGGAGGACGGCAAGGTCACGGTTCAGGTCAATGACCTGGAGAGTGTGAGGGCGGAGAGCGCGGTGGACGACGGGGAGGTCCACTTTGTGagtgtggaggtggtggagggtcGTATGACTCTGTACGTAGCAGCTCAGAAACAGGGGGAGGTGGAGATCAGGACGCTCAGTGTGCAGGCCGGAGACACCGTGCATGTGGGAGGGCTGCTGGAGAAGAAGAGCACCTCAGTGTTCGGTGGATATTTTAAAGGATGTATTCAGGACCTGAGGATCAACGACAGCAGGCTGCAGTTCTTTGGGTTGGACACCTCAGTGAGATCTTACCCTCTGGAGCTCATGGAGAATGTGACCAGCGGGTGCTCAGGGGACAACGCCTGCAGT AAGAATCCTTGTCTGAACGGGGGAATGTGCTACTCCATGTGGGATGACTTTACCTGCACCTGCCCACCCAGCACAGCAGGTCGGCGCTGTGAGGAGGTCAGGTGGTGCGAGCTGTCCCCTTGTCCCATGGACTCAGAGTGCAGGATGTTGAACCAGGGCTACGAAT GCTATTCCAATGCGACCTTCCTGAATGACAGCACGGTGCTGTCATTCAGGGGAAACGGACAGATATCACGCAACCTGACCAACCTCTCGCTGAATCTGCGCACGAGGAGGCGCAACACGGCCGTCCTGCACGCGGAGAAGGGCTCTGCATTCCTCACAGTCTCTGTTCAGGATGGTTTCCTCTTCATGGAGCTGCAGAGTGCCACCGCTGTGGACGCCAGTGAGGAGGAGGCCTCGTCTACAGTCAGCATCAGCAGCCAGAGGAGTGTCAGTGATGGAGAGTGGCACAGTGTCCAGGTGTTCATGGCGACACCCTGGGCGCACACCTCCCGGTGGACTCTAGTGCTGGATGAGGAAATAGAGGCGGCCAGCACTTCCAGGAGCCGAGGAGGCAACCTGGACTTCCTAAAGCAGGGGGTGGACATCTTCCTGGGGGGCCTGTCTCCTGATTCCGGCTGGTCCCTGGCTGGGTGTCTGGGCACCGTGGAGCTGGGTGGCATCGCCCTGTCTTACTTCAGCTCCTCCGACGTGAACTTCCcacggctgcaggaggagcagtTCATCCAGACATCTCTACACTCACCGGTCCTGGGCTGCAGCGGGGGCCCGGTGTGCCGGCCCAACCCCTGCCTGAACGGGGGGGAGTGCCAGGACCACTTCaacacctacaactgcagctgTGCCGACGGCTGGGCCGGGAGGCGCTGCGACTTCTTCACCGACACCTGCGCTACCGGTCCCTGTGTGCACGGCAACTGCAGCGTGACAGGACAGGCCTACGAGTGCACCTGCGAGTTTGGCTACGCCGGAGTGGActgtgaagaggaggtggacaTATGTGAGCACCACCTGTGTGCACACGGGGGCACCTGTCTGCACGGGCCGGACAGATACGCCTGCCTCTGCCCTGAGAACTACACGGGACCCCTCTGCAA TGAACGCATTGAAGAGATTCCGTGGTACATTGTTATCAAAAATGT ACGACCGAAGCTTCCTGTGTCCGTGTGCGGCGATGAAACCAGGAACTACACCTGCTTCAACGGAGGCAACTGCACCGACCGAGAGCTGTCGTGTGACTGTCCGCCCGGCTTCACTGGACACCG gtgTGAGCAGGAGGTGGACGAGTGCCAGTCCAACCCCTGTCTGAACGGAGGCTACTGCCGCAACCTCATCAACAAGTTCGTCTGCATGTGCGACATGAGCTTCGCGGGAGACTTGTGCCAGATGGAC